From a single Oreochromis niloticus isolate F11D_XX linkage group LG3, O_niloticus_UMD_NMBU, whole genome shotgun sequence genomic region:
- the LOC102082192 gene encoding uncharacterized protein LOC102082192, translating into MEQDRLVGRGSLHRRGGGAGAGAGAAAAAPPPPAPQQRGGHRQRERGGAPPRQRGGLQRSVGRRQRTIISNEVRAIIVDHMVNRGFTMAEAARINRRQPGGGRPRVLTDQQELAVEEMVRARNDIRLSEIKQAIENSNDTFANVPSISLPTMSRLLKKHQVSMKQIYLVPFERNNVRVKQLRSEYIQRVMELDAAVNHHTYIFVDEAGFNLAKTTRRGCNLIGQRATIQVPGQRGGNISMCAAISEDGVVGCTPVLGSYNTEHLIPHQKRSVRIAKSALWECPDPPRQDLQHNLALVPRGTANL; encoded by the exons ATGGAGCAGGATAGACTCGTAGGGAGAGGAAGCCTTCATCGGAGAGGTGGTGGTGCTGGTGCTggtgctggtgctgctgctgctgctcctcctcctcctgctcctcaaCAGAGAGGTGGgcacagacaaagagaaagaggtGGTGCTCCTCCTCGACAGAGAGGTGGTCTTCAGAGAAGTGTAGGCAGAAGACAACGCACCATCATCTCTAATGAAGTCCGGGCCATCATTGTTGACCATATGGTTAACAGAGGCTTTACCATGGCTGAGGCTGCCAG AATTAACAGGAGACAACCTGGTGGTGGTCGCCCACGTGTTTTGACTGACCAGCAGGAGTTGGCTGTGGAGGAAATGGTCAGGGCAAGGAATGACATACGGCTGTCTGAAATCAAACAGGCTATTGAGAACAGCAATGACACCTTTGCCAATGTGCCATCAATTAGCCTTCCAACGATGTCCCGGCTTTTGAAGAAGCACCAGGTTTCCATGAAACAAATTTACTTGGTTCCTTTTGAGAGGAACAATGTCCGGGTGAAACAACTGCGTTCAGAATATATTCAG AGGGTGATGGAGCTGGACGCTGCTGTGAATCATCACACGTATATTTTTGTTGATGAGGCCGGTTTCAATCTGGCAAAAACTACACGCAGAGGATGTAACCTTATTGGACAAAGGGCTACCATCCAAGTCCCTGGACAACGTGGGGGAAACATCTCAATGTGTGCAGCTATATCTGAAGATGGTGTGGTAGGCTGTACACCAGTTCTAGGGTCATACAACACTGAACACctgata CCACACCAGAAACGCTCTGTGCGGATAGCAAAGTCTGCGCTGTGGGAGTGTCCGGACCCTCCACGCCAGGATCTGCAGCACAACCTCGCACTGGTCCCCAGGGGCACGGCAAACTTGTAA